Proteins from a single region of Ziziphus jujuba cultivar Dongzao chromosome 1, ASM3175591v1:
- the LOC107413791 gene encoding protein DUF642 L-GALACTONO-1,4-LACTONE-RESPONSIVE GENE 2, with product MKKMVQSSKGSKWVFQFLLLFSHLAAAIPVEDGPLPNGDFETTPSGGFPNEAIVDGPTTIPSWRSNGTVELVESGQKQGGMILIVPQGRHAVRLGNDAEISQDLKVEKGSLYAITFSASRTCAQLESLNVSVLPASQAIDLQTLYNVQAWDPYAMAFEAEDEDVQLVFKNPGMEDDPTCGPIIDDVSIKKLFTPDRPKGNAVVNAQFEEGPYMSRNVSLGVLLPTNLDEETSALPGWIVESNRAVRYIDSYHFSVPEGKRAIELLSGKEGIISQMVETVTNKEYSLTFALGHAGDKCKQPLAVMAFAGDQAQNIHYTPDSNSTFHTVSLNFTSKAERTRIAFYSVYYNTRTDDMSSLCGPVVDDVRVWFSGSIRNGLGGLGIRLVIAIWVVVLVLF from the exons atgAAGAAGATGGTTCAGAGCTCCAAAGGAAGCAAAtgggtttttcaatttttgcttcttttttctcATTTAGCTGCTGCAATCCCAGTAGAAGATG GTCCACTGCCGAACGGTGATTTTGAAACCACGCCATCGGGTGGTTTCCCAAACGAGGCAATAGTAGATGGGCCCACCACGATCCCCAGCTGGAGATCGAACGGCACAGTGGAGCTTGTAGAGTCGGGGCAAAAACAAGGTGGGATGATCCTCATCGTACCGCAAGGTAGACACGCGGTGAGATTGGGGAACGACGCGGAGATCAGCCAGGATCTGAAGGTGGAGAAAGGTTCTTTGTACGCCATCACGTTCAGTGCGTCTCGCACGTGCGCGCAGTTGGAGTCGTTGAACGTGTCGGTACTGCCCGCATCGCAGGCGATAGACCTGCAGACATTGTACAATGTGCAAGCGTGGGACCCGTACGCGATGGCTTTCGAAGCGGAGGATGAGGATGTCCAGTTGGTATTTAAGAATCCCGGAATGGAGGATGACCCCACCTGTGGGCCCATCATTGATGATGTCTCTATCAAGAAGCTCTTTACTCCTGACCGCCCTAAAG GCAATGCAGTGGTTAATGCTCAGTTTGAAGAAGGTCCTTATATGTCCAGAAATGTTTCACTTGGTGTGCTTCTCCCCACCAACCTTGATGAAGAAACATCTGCATTACCTGGTTGGATTGTTGAATCAAATAGGGCTGTTAGGTACATTGACTCGTACCATTTCAGTGTCCCCGAGGGGAAAAGAGCTATCGAATTGCTTTCTGGCAAAGAAGGCATCATCTCACAAATGGTTGAAACTGTAACGAACAAAGAATACAGCTTGACCTTTGCTCTAGGCCATGCTGGGGATAAATGCAAGCAACCTCTTGCAGTCATGGCCTTTGCGGGTGATCAAGCGCAAAACATCCATTACACGCCCGATTCTAACTCAACCTTTCATACAGTTAGTCTGAATTTCACATCCAAGGCCGAGAGAACCAGAATTGCATTCTATAGTGTGTATTATAACACAAGGACTGATGACATGAGCTCGTTATGTGGACCGGTCGTGGATGACGTAAGGGTGTGGTTTTCTGGCTCTATAAGAAATGGGTTAGGAGGGTTAGGTATAAGGCTTGTTATTGCCATTTGGGTGgttgttttggttttgttttag
- the LOC125420745 gene encoding prefoldin subunit 6 isoform X1 → MGSASALKELQRDLETKANDLSKIQKDIAKNHQVRKKYTIQLGENELVLKELDLLQEDANVYKLIGPVLVKQDLAEANANVRKRIEYISAELKRLDATLQDLEEKQSSKKETVCILSLFLYIYIYIYLSQPRSDYGI, encoded by the exons ATGGGTTCGGCGTCAGCTCTCAAAGAGCTTCAGAGAGACCTGGAAACTAAAGCTAACGATCTAAGCAAAATCCAAAAAG ATATCGCAAAGAATCACCAAGTGAGAAAGAAGTACACTATTCAGCTTGGAGAGAACGAGCTCGTCCTCaag GAGTTGGATCTGCTGCAGGAAGATGCAAATGTGTACAAGTTGATCGGTCCAGTGCTCGTGAAACAAGATTTGGCAGAGGCCAATGCAAATGTGCGCAAGAGAATTGAGTACATCTCTGCTGAATT GAAGCGGCTTGATGCAACTCTTCAAGACTTGGAAGAGAAGCAAAGTAGCAAAAAAGAGACGGTTTGtatcctttctctctttctatatatatatatatatatatatttatctcaaCCAAG GTCTGACTATGGCATCTGA